A window of the Emys orbicularis isolate rEmyOrb1 chromosome 1, rEmyOrb1.hap1, whole genome shotgun sequence genome harbors these coding sequences:
- the CRELD2 gene encoding protein disulfide isomerase CRELD2, producing the protein MKPCPRHGSAPVAAALVLCAALLLPPALGAGPRPRQACATCRGIADRFNQGLADTAKKNFGGGNTAWEEKTLSKYESSEIRLVEIIENLCDSSNFECNNMVEEHEEHIENWWFKLKKKYPDLFKWFCIETTEVCCPAGTYGPDCLACRGGSERPCHENGHCDGDGTRGGDGSCSCNREYTGEFCLECADGYYSILKNDTHSVCAACHDACKTCTGSTDKDCKDCKEGWIKNEEETCVDVDECAVEASPCKDDQYCLNTNGSFICKACDISCVGCTGEGPGKCKNCLSGYTIEDEKCTDIDECNLAEKVCLRENEDCINTPGSYKCVCSESFEEKDGICVQTGKTGEEVETLATAPPSAGHEDL; encoded by the exons ATGAAACCCTGCCCCCGTCACGGCAGTGCGCCGGTGGCCGCGGCGCTGGTGCTGTGCgccgccctgctgctgccccctgccctgggcgcCGGGCCGCGGCCCCGCCAGGCCTGCGCCACCTGCCGGGGGATCGCGGACCGCTTCAACCAG GGATTAGCGGATACAGCAAAAAAGAATTTTGGTGGTGGGAACACTGCTTGGGAAGAGAAAACCCTATCCAAGTATGAATCCAG TGAAATCCGTCTTGTAGAGATCATAGAGAACCTGTGTGACAGCAGTAACTTTGAATGCAACAACATGGTAGAAGAGCATGAAGAACATATAGAGAACTGGTGGTTCAAACT AAAGAAGAAGTATCCTGACTTGTTTAAATGGTTTTGTATAGAAACTACTGAAGTTTGCTGCCCTGCTGGAACATATGGACCAGACTGCCTTG CATGTCGCGGTGGATCAGAAAGGCCTTGCCATGAAAATGGTCACTGTGATGGAGATGGCACTAGAGGTGGGGATGGATCATGCAGTTGTAACAGGGAGTACACAGGAGAGTTTTGTCTAGAGTGTGCTGATGGTTATTACAGCATCCTGAAAAATGATACACATTCTGTTTGTGCAG CTTGCCATGATGCTTGTAAAACTTGCACTGGCTCAACTGACAAAGACTGCAAGGATTGTAAAGAGGGCTGGATCAAAAATGAGGAAGAAACCTGTGTGG ATGTGGATGAATGTGCTGTAGAGGCTTCTCCTTGCAAAGATGATCAGTACTGTCTAAACACAAATGGATCTTTTATATGCAAAG CATGCGATATTAGCTGTGTAGGCTGCACAGGAGAAGGTCCTGGCAAATGTAAAAACTGCTTGTCTGGATACACAATAGAAGATGAAAAGTGTACAG ATATTGATGAGTGTAACCTTGCTGAAAAAGTGTgtttaagagaaaatgaagactgtATTAATACCCCTGGCAGTTACAAAtgtgtctgttcagaaagctttGAAGAAAAAGATGGTATTTGTGTTCAGACTGGAAAAACAG GAGAAGAAGTAGAGACATTGGCAACTGCACCTCCATCTGCTGGACATGAGGATTTATGA